GCGCAGGAAGTCCGCGACCCGGCGCCCGACGGGGAAGATGGCGTACGCGACGAGCTGACCGGGGCCGTGGTACGTGACGTCGCCGCCACGTTCGACCTCCAGCACCTCGATGCCCTGCGCCTTCAGGTACTCGCGCGTGACGATGATGTTGGTTCCCTCACGGGCCTTGCGGCCCAGCGTGAGGACGGGAGGGTGTTCCACGAGCAGCAGGGCCGGTCGGCCGCCGGCCGCGACCCGCTCGTGGTGTCGTTTCTGAAGGTCCCAGGCGTCCCGGTACGGCGTGACGCCGAGGTCCAGAACGTCGAAGGGGGCGTGCGTCATGCGGCGATTGTACGCCCCCCCGGCTGCCTTTTATCGTGTCGCAGGCGGGTGTTCGGGCCGTATTGACCAGTAAACGTGGTGAATCCTGCGCTCCGCGCTGGTCAGGAGTGTCCAGGCTGAACGGACGTCCCTGACGGCGGCTGCGCCATCTGGCTCAGGGCATACAGGACGACGCACCCCAGGGTGAGGCATGGAACTGGTACCCCCCTCCGAACAGTTCAAGTCAAGCTTCCTGGACGCCGTGCGCGAGGCGCAGGCCACCGGCAGCGGTCTGGGCGACACCCTCAACTTCGACGTGGCCGACATGGAGCGTGACTTCGCGGCCTTCCTGACCCACCTGCGCCGCTTCGAGCCCGGCCAGCCCCTCCCCGGCGGCTTCGTGCACTCCGAGTACCTGTGGCTCGTGGACGGAGGCACCTACCTGGGCCGCGCCAGCATCCGCCACACGCTGAATGAACGCCTGCGCGAGTCCGGCGGCCACATCGGCTACGAGGTCCGCCCCGGCGCCCGCCGTCAGGGGCACGCCACCCGCATCCTCGCCGGATCGCTGCGCCGCGCCCGGCAGCTGGGTATCGACTCGGCCCTCGTGACCTGCGACGCAGACAACACCGGCTCGCGCCGCACCATCGAGAAGAACGGCGGCGTCCTCGAAGGTCAGTTCGTCGTGCCGGACCACCCCAACCCCATCCTGCGGTTCTGGGTCCCCACGCCCACCTGATCCGGACTCCGGATGAGCGCAACCGGAACAGAAACCGCACAGGGGAGAGCCGCGCGGCCCTCCCCTGATCAGGCGTCGCGCTCAGCCGTTGCGAATCTGCCCGGCCTTCTCCTCCATCAGTTCCGCGAGTTCCTCCAGCGCCTGCACCTGCTCGGCGCCTGACACGCCCGTCTCCGTCAGCCGGTCCGCCACGGCCTCCCCGATGCGGGTCAGGGCGCTCACCTGTTCCGGCGCGGCCTCGTCCAGCTGCGCGATCCGCTCCACCAGTTGCTCGCCGGCCGTCCCGAGTGCCTGGGCCTCGTCCGCCGCGCTCAGGTGCCGCAGCGACGACACCCGCTCCTGGTACTCGGCGCTCACCTGCTCCAGCTGCTGCACCTGCGCCAGCGTGTCGGCCTGCACCTGCGCCGCCTGCATGATCGTCTCCAGCGCCCTGACCTGCTCGCGCACATGCTGGTGAATCGCCTGAAGGCGGCCCAGGCTGACCTCATTCATGGGCGTCCGCGCGACGCTCTCCAGCGCCTCGCACACCAGCGTATCCAGCGCCTGCGCCGCCATGACCTGCACCTCACCGCTCTCGCGGATGTGCAGCAGCGCCTCGACCTGCTCGCCGCGCGCCTCGGGGCTGGCGTTCAGCGGCAGGGCGCGCAGCTGCTCGGTCGTCAGGGTCACGACCTGCCGCAGGGCGTCCGTGGCGGCCAGTCCCTCCCGGCCCGCCCGGATGATGGACTCCAGCACGCTGGTCTGCTCCCAGCCGGCCGCGCCGACATGTTCACGCGCGCGCACCTCCGACACCCGGCGGCGCTGCTGCAACGAGACTTCGCGGACCTCGGCCAGGGGGCCGGCCGCCTGTTCAGGCACGGAATTCATGATCCTCAGGTTGCCGCGCCCCGCACACCCACAACGTGACGCTCCCTTCACTTGCCGGGCCGACTTGCCTGCCCAGGCCCGCGCCGCGTATACTGTTACGGTCCGGTCGACTGCCCCTGGCGGCGACCTGTTCACCCAGGAGCACGAACGTCTCTGCCCGCAGACAGCGGGACGGTGGGACGGTCCGCTGCCCGAAGGAGTCAATCATGCAGCACGCAATCAAAGCGAACCGTGGCGCCATCCTCCGCGCCGTCGAGCAGCCCCACATCAAGACCGACGCCCCCGAGTTCCGCCCCGGCGACACCGTCCGCGTGGAAACGAAGGTCGTGGAAGGCACCCGCACCCGCAACCAGGCCTTCGAGGGCGTCGTCATCGCCATCAACGGCTCGGGCAGCCGCAAGAGCTTCACCGTCCGCAAGATCTCCTTCGGTGAAGGCGTCGAGCGCGTGTTCCCCTTCAGCAGCCCCCTGCTGGCCAAGATCAGCGTGCTGGAGCGCGGCAAGGTCCGCCGCGCCAAGCTGTACTACCTGCGCGACCTGCGCGGCAAGGCAGCCCGCATCAAGAACGACCGCAGCCGCGTGATGAAGGACGCCGCCCGCGCCCAGGCCGAGAAGGCCGCCAAGGCCGCCGCGCCCGCCGAAACCGCCGCTCCCGAAACCCAGGGCGAGTAAACCCCACCGGGCTCAGGCCCACCCGGTTTCACCGCGCCGCCCCCAGTTATGGGGGCGGCGCACTTTTTGGTGGCGCACTGTTGCCTGTGGCCCGGCCTGCCGCCTGCGCTACCGTACCCGCGTGACCACCACGCACGCGCCCCCGGCTGCCCTGCTGACCCTGGACCTCGACGGAACCCTGATCGGCCCGGACGGGCAGCCCCCACCCGGTCTGCTGGACGAATTGCGGGCGTGGCAGCTGGGCGGCGCGCACGTCGCGATCATCACGGCGCGCGGGCGCCTTCCGCCTCTGCTGCGGGACTGGCCGCTGCACAGCGTTTCCCGCTGCTACGGCGCGTGGTTGCGTTGCGAGGGCCGCGTGCTGTGGGAGCGCACCCTGCCGACAACGGCCGTCCACGCGGCCTTGGGCGCCCTCACGCCCGCCGAGCGCGGCGGCCGTTGTAAGACCCTGATCGTCACGCCCGACCCGCGCGGCATCCTGCGGCACACCGACCCCGACTTCGAGGACCGCTGGCCGCACGCCCCCGCGCCCCTGAAAGTCGTCCACGGCCAGCTGGACGCCGACCGCCTGGACGATCTGCAGGCGCAGTGGGCGGCCATTCCGGGCGCGCAGGTCATCCGCGAACGCCGCGACCGGCTGGTTCTGGTCGCCGCGGGCGCCGGCAAGGGCGAGGCGCTGCGGGGCCTCGCCACGCACCTCGGCGTGCCGGCCGCGCGCACCTGGGCGGCCGGGGACGGCCCCGCCGACGCCGCCATGCTCCCGCACGCCCGGACCTTCCTGCGGGTGGGCACGCACCCGGCCCTGCACGCCGCGCACCTGACCGCGCCCGGCCCGGCGGATGTGCCCCGCGTCCTCGCGCGCTGCCGGGCGGACGCGCTAGGCTGCCGCGCGTGACCGTGACCCTGCCCGCCGACCTGCCCGTGACCCTGCCGCTCCTGATGGCCTTCGACCTGGACGGCACTCTGATCCCCGACGCGGGACGCGAGGTGCAGCCCGACGCGGCGCAGGCCCTGGCGCGGCTGCGGGCGCTGGGCGTGAAACTGGCCATCATCACCGGGCGCGACACGCCGCCGTCGCAGGTGCTGCGCGTCATGGAGCCCGACGCGGTCGCCACCAACAACGGCGGCCGCATCCTGATCGGCGAGGACCTGCACACCGAGGCCCGCTTCAGCGACGCGGACCTGGAAGCCACGCTGGCCCACGAACTCGACGGCGCGCGCGTGGTCCTGTTCACCGCCGACGGCCTGTACGTGGACCTGCCGCCCGGCGTGGAACCCGAACCGTGGATGGTGCTGCGCCAGTTCCGCCCCCTGGCCGACGCGCCGCGCGAGGGCATCCTGAAAGTCGGGTACTACCACCCGCAGGTCGCCGCGCTCGCCGGACGCCTGCGGACCACGCATCCGCACCTCGTCCTGACCGGCGCGCAGGACCCGTACCCGCACTTCCTGACCGTCACGCCGCAGGGGGCGCACAAGGGCGCGGCCCTGACCCTGATCGCCGACGCCCTGAACGTGCCGCACACCCAGACAGTCGCCTTCGGAGACAGCGACAACGACGAGGCCATGCTGGAAGTCGCCGCGTACGCCGTGCAGGTCGGCTCGCTGCCCCTGCTGACCCCGCACGCGAACACCCGCGTGCCGCAGCAGGCGGACCTGGGCGCGTTCCTGCATGCCTGGGCCGACCGGCTGGCCGCTGCCCGCTGATACGGATTCCGTTTGTTTCGCTGACAATCCGGAACTTCACCGGATTGCCAGCTCCACGTCCGGAACCCGCCCTGCTCCCACTCGCATCCGCTCGGATTGAACGGTCTTTGCAGCCCATTCAATCGGAGTCCGTATGATACGCAGTGGTGGCCCGGCGACCGCTGGGATCGACCGGGCCACCACTGCGTCCTGGCTTACTTCAGGGTCAGGGAGTTCAGGATGGCGCGGCCCTGCTCGATCACGTCAGCGGGCGTGCCGGTGGGGGTCATGAGGGTCGCGGTGTACAGGCGGTTGTTCTTCAGGGTGAACACCTGCGTCCAGCGGACGGTGCCGCCCTCGCCGTCGCCGGTGTAGGTCCAGAGGATGGCGTTCTGACCGCTGACCTTGGTGGTCTTCTCGCCCAGCATCTTCAGTTTGGGCACCACGTCGGGCATCTTGCGGGCGTTCAGGTCGCGCACGTCGGCCAGCGTGGCTTTCAGTTCGGCGGGGATGTCCTGCACGACCACCGTGACGGTGGGGCGCAGGCTGCCGATCTTCTGGTACACGAACGCCACGTCGGTGCCGGGCACGTTCTTCAGGGGCGTCCAGCCGGCCGGCACGCGGATCGAGTAGCCTTTCTCGCTGGTGGCGGTGATGGCCTCGATGGTCCTGGCTTCCGGGGCGGCGGGCGCGGTGGTGGTCTGAGCGGAGGCCGCGCCGGTCAGGGCGGGCGCAGCGAGCAGGGCGAGGGTCAGGAGGGCGCGCTTCATGCGGCTCAGGGTAGTGCCTGAAGGTGAGCCGAATCTGACGCGCTTCCCGGCGGGTGCGGCCCGCAGAACGCCACGCGGCCTGCCGACAGGTGCAGGTGGTGGGTCAGGCCGTCCGGCGCGTCGGAGGCGCGGTGAGCGACGACCAGCAGGTGCGTGCCGCCGCGCACGAGGTCCGGCAGCAGGCCCAGGAACGCGGCGCGTGACCCGGCGTCCAGGAAGTCCAGGCCCTCGTCGAGGATCAGCAGGCGCGGGCGGTGCGCGACCGAGCGGGCCAGCAGCAGCCGCCGCAACTGCCCCTGCGAGAGCGTGTCGGCCGGGCGGTCCAGCAGGTCCGTGACGTTCAGGACGGCGGCCAGCCGGGTCACCTCGGCGTGCTGCGCGGCGTCCAGGGTGTGCGCAAAGCCCTCGGTGCCGTCCCAGGCGCTGCCGATCACGTCCCGGCCCGTCCACTCGCGCCGCTGCCGGATGCCCAGTTCCGCGCTGACCAGCCCAGTGCCGCGTCGCCGGTCGCTCAGCAGGTCGCGGGGCAGGAAGGGCCGCGTGATCTGCCCGCCCAGGGCGGGGTGCAGTTCCCCGGCGATCAGGCGGACCAGGGTGCTCTTGCCGCTGCCGTTCTCGCCGGTCACCAGCCAGTGCTGCCCCGAGCGCCACGTCCAGGTCAGTCGCCCCAGGGCGCGGTGTCCGTTGCGGTAGACCTCGGCTTTGCTGACGGTTACGAGGTCGCGCGGCAGACCGTCCGTGGGCGGCAAGGGCAGTGCCGGCCAGTCTGCCGTGGGCGCGGCCTGCCCAGCGGCAATCCCGACCCGGCCTCCCTGCACGCTCAGTGTCCGCCACGGCAGGTCCGGCGCCTCCTCCGGCCGGTGCGAGGCCAGCACGACCGCCACGCCCGAGGCGTGCACGGCGGCAATCACGCCGCCCAGTTCCGCGCAGGCCTCGCCGGTCAGGCCGTCCGTGAACTCGTCCAGCAGCAGCAGTTCCGGCGCGGGCATCAGCGCCGCGCCCAGCACCGCCCGCCGCCGCTGCCCGTGACTGAGGGTCCGCACGTCCCGCTCCAGCAGCGGCCCCAGCCCGGTCAGGGCCGCCACGTCGGCCACGCGCCGCTCCTCGGCCGGGGTGGCCTCCCACAGGTTCAGGCGTTCGCCGCGCGCCGCGCCCAGCAGCAGGTCCCGCACCGTCACCGCCCAGTCGCGCGTCAGGTAGAACGCCTCGGCGTCCGGCCCGACCACCGCCAGGGACCGCCGCGCCCGCACCGCCGACCGCTGCTCCTGCCCGCCCAGCCGGTAGAGGCGCTCGCCGCGCAGCGGGGCGACCTCGCCCGACAGCAGCCTCAGCAACGAGGTCTTGCCGCCCCCGTTCGGGCCGCGCAGCAGCAGCGCCTCACCCCGCGTGACCTCCAGCGTCACGTTATCCAGCAGCGTGCGGCCCCCGGCCACCACCGTCACGTCCTTCAGGGTCACCAGCGCCGTCATGCCCGCGAGTCTAGCGGGCGCGTGCTCTTCTGCGCTCATGCTCCGCACCCTGCACCTGATCAAGCATGGCCGTCCCCACATCGACCCGCAGGTGCCTGCGCACGACTGGCCGCTGGCACAGGACGCCCTGACCGGCCTGCCCACCCTGTTGGCGG
The DNA window shown above is from Deinococcus sp. LM3 and carries:
- a CDS encoding PsbP-related protein; the protein is MKRALLTLALLAAPALTGAASAQTTTAPAAPEARTIEAITATSEKGYSIRVPAGWTPLKNVPGTDVAFVYQKIGSLRPTVTVVVQDIPAELKATLADVRDLNARKMPDVVPKLKMLGEKTTKVSGQNAILWTYTGDGEGGTVRWTQVFTLKNNRLYTATLMTPTGTPADVIEQGRAILNSLTLK
- a CDS encoding ATP-binding cassette domain-containing protein — translated: MTALVTLKDVTVVAGGRTLLDNVTLEVTRGEALLLRGPNGGGKTSLLRLLSGEVAPLRGERLYRLGGQEQRSAVRARRSLAVVGPDAEAFYLTRDWAVTVRDLLLGAARGERLNLWEATPAEERRVADVAALTGLGPLLERDVRTLSHGQRRRAVLGAALMPAPELLLLDEFTDGLTGEACAELGGVIAAVHASGVAVVLASHRPEEAPDLPWRTLSVQGGRVGIAAGQAAPTADWPALPLPPTDGLPRDLVTVSKAEVYRNGHRALGRLTWTWRSGQHWLVTGENGSGKSTLVRLIAGELHPALGGQITRPFLPRDLLSDRRRGTGLVSAELGIRQRREWTGRDVIGSAWDGTEGFAHTLDAAQHAEVTRLAAVLNVTDLLDRPADTLSQGQLRRLLLARSVAHRPRLLILDEGLDFLDAGSRAAFLGLLPDLVRGGTHLLVVAHRASDAPDGLTHHLHLSAGRVAFCGPHPPGSASDSAHLQALP
- a CDS encoding HAD family hydrolase translates to MTVTLPADLPVTLPLLMAFDLDGTLIPDAGREVQPDAAQALARLRALGVKLAIITGRDTPPSQVLRVMEPDAVATNNGGRILIGEDLHTEARFSDADLEATLAHELDGARVVLFTADGLYVDLPPGVEPEPWMVLRQFRPLADAPREGILKVGYYHPQVAALAGRLRTTHPHLVLTGAQDPYPHFLTVTPQGAHKGAALTLIADALNVPHTQTVAFGDSDNDEAMLEVAAYAVQVGSLPLLTPHANTRVPQQADLGAFLHAWADRLAAAR
- a CDS encoding GNAT family N-acetyltransferase encodes the protein MELVPPSEQFKSSFLDAVREAQATGSGLGDTLNFDVADMERDFAAFLTHLRRFEPGQPLPGGFVHSEYLWLVDGGTYLGRASIRHTLNERLRESGGHIGYEVRPGARRQGHATRILAGSLRRARQLGIDSALVTCDADNTGSRRTIEKNGGVLEGQFVVPDHPNPILRFWVPTPT
- the rplS gene encoding 50S ribosomal protein L19, yielding MQHAIKANRGAILRAVEQPHIKTDAPEFRPGDTVRVETKVVEGTRTRNQAFEGVVIAINGSGSRKSFTVRKISFGEGVERVFPFSSPLLAKISVLERGKVRRAKLYYLRDLRGKAARIKNDRSRVMKDAARAQAEKAAKAAAPAETAAPETQGE
- a CDS encoding HAD hydrolase family protein: MTTTHAPPAALLTLDLDGTLIGPDGQPPPGLLDELRAWQLGGAHVAIITARGRLPPLLRDWPLHSVSRCYGAWLRCEGRVLWERTLPTTAVHAALGALTPAERGGRCKTLIVTPDPRGILRHTDPDFEDRWPHAPAPLKVVHGQLDADRLDDLQAQWAAIPGAQVIRERRDRLVLVAAGAGKGEALRGLATHLGVPAARTWAAGDGPADAAMLPHARTFLRVGTHPALHAAHLTAPGPADVPRVLARCRADALGCRA